The proteins below come from a single Drosophila miranda strain MSH22 chromosome Y unlocalized genomic scaffold, D.miranda_PacBio2.1 Contig_Y1_pilon, whole genome shotgun sequence genomic window:
- the LOC117190857 gene encoding uncharacterized protein LOC117190857: MSDLVGTEEFSAAQLREWLESLNLPKGGSKAAMAARLNEIPVELRGQGPPAAETCENEREDEAAADQDSTKSERKEKNEKAPQAPGHNNNHGEYRAEVEMLKLQIELLKLQSEREKEGRGENTTPAASNDAGVMLLNAAKDMLTTYHGNISGNNDDVTTWIAQFKAVTKVNKMKDEKLLMLLMSKLKDKALVWLHSSPEHMSLPIDQLLNVMEDTFHPKESKLLLRRKFESRSWARGEEFSMYFNAKVSLASRIVIDDEEFIDGVIEGIPDVGLRRQAHMQCFGAPYQLLKAFEKIMLPKKYGSTEGANTGASPTPIRCYNCNSLGHVAGECRKPKRERGACYGCGSMSHQVSHCDEKKYKIASSTQGAQ; encoded by the exons atgtcgGACTTGGTCGGCACGGAGGAGTTCTCGGCCGCCCAGCTACGCGAATGGCTGGAGTCCCTCAATCTAccaaaaggtggaagcaaagcTGCCATGGCAGCGAGACTTAACGAAATACCAGTAGAGCTGCGGGGACAGGGACCACCGGCAGCCGAAACATGCGAGAACGAGAGGGAAGATGAGGCGGCCGCAGATCAAGACTCGACGAAGAGCGAACGCAAAGAGAAGAACGAAAAAGCACCGCAAGCGCCTgggcacaacaacaaccatgGCGAATATCGAGCAGAGGTTGAAATGTTAAAACTGCAAAtcgagctgctgaagctgcagagcgagagggagaaggAAGGGAGAGGAGAGAACACAACACCAGCCGCCAGCAATGACGCTGGCGTCATGTTGCTAAATGCCGCCAAAGACATGTTGACAACATATCATGGCAACATTTCTGGAAACAACGATGACGTCACAACTTGGATCGCGCAGTTTAAGGCCGTCACAAAAGTGAACAAAATGAAGGATGAGAAGCTACTAATGCTGCTAATGTCGAAGCTTAAGGACAAAGCATTGGTGTGGCTGCATTCGAGTCCGGAGCACATGTCGCTGCCAATCGATCAATTGTTGAACGTCATGGAAGACACTTTCCATCCCAAGGAAAGCAAACTGTTGCTCCGTCGCAAGTTCGAGTCCCGTTCATGGGCACGTGGCGAGGAGTTCTCGATGTACTTCAACGCCAAAGTGTCGCTGGCATCCCGCATAGTCATTGACGACGAGGAGTTTATTGACGGAGTCATCGAAGGTATCCCAGATGTAGGCCTGCGTAGGCAAGCCCACATGCAGTGCTTTGGCGCTCCATATCAACTACTCAAGGCGTTCGAGAAGATCATGCTGCCAAAGAAGTACGGTTCAACTGAAGGGGCAAACACTGGAGCCTCGCCAACACCCATTCGCTGCTACAACTGCAACTCTTTGGGCCACGTGGCAGGGGAGTGCCGCAAGCCCAAGCGCGAAAGAGGAGCGTGCTACGGATGCGGCAGCATGAGTCACCAGGTGTCACACTGTGACGAAAAGAAGTACAAG ATTGCCTCATCGACTCAGGGAGCCCAATAA